One window of the Enterobacter huaxiensis genome contains the following:
- the yegS gene encoding lipid kinase YegS, translated as MATYPDSLLILNGKSAGNDILRQAITDLREDGARIHVRVTFEKGDAARYIDEGIRLGVGTIISGGGDGTINEIAGALIDLQPAARPVMGILPLGTANDFATSAGIPEDLNKALQLAILGKATAVDIAQVNDQTCFINMATGGFGTRITSETPEKLKAALGGVSYLIHGLMRMDTLKPDRCEINGENFHWQGDALVIGIGNGRQAGGGQQLCPEALINDGQLQLRIFTGDGLLPALFTTLTQPEESPNIIAGKSAWFEVIAPHGMTFNLDGEPLSGEKFRIEVVPGALQCRLPPDCQLLR; from the coding sequence ATGGCAACCTATCCAGACAGTTTATTGATCCTCAACGGCAAAAGCGCGGGCAACGATATCCTGCGCCAGGCCATTACCGATTTACGGGAAGACGGTGCGCGCATTCACGTGCGAGTAACGTTTGAGAAAGGCGACGCGGCGCGGTATATCGATGAAGGTATACGCCTGGGCGTCGGGACCATTATTTCCGGCGGCGGCGACGGAACCATCAACGAAATCGCGGGCGCGCTTATCGATCTGCAGCCAGCCGCTCGTCCGGTAATGGGCATTTTACCGCTCGGTACGGCGAATGATTTCGCCACCAGCGCCGGCATTCCTGAAGATTTGAACAAAGCCCTGCAGCTGGCAATCCTGGGTAAGGCCACTGCGGTTGATATCGCTCAGGTGAATGACCAAACCTGCTTTATCAACATGGCGACGGGCGGCTTCGGTACGCGCATCACCAGCGAAACGCCGGAAAAGCTGAAGGCGGCGCTGGGCGGCGTCTCGTATCTGATCCATGGCCTGATGCGCATGGACACCCTTAAGCCCGACCGCTGCGAAATCAACGGCGAAAACTTTCACTGGCAGGGCGACGCGCTGGTGATTGGTATCGGCAACGGGCGTCAGGCGGGCGGTGGTCAGCAGCTTTGCCCTGAGGCGTTAATCAACGACGGTCAACTGCAGCTGCGTATTTTTACCGGTGATGGCCTGCTGCCCGCGCTGTTCACGACGCTGACGCAGCCCGAGGAAAGCCCAAATATTATTGCCGGGAAATCCGCGTGGTTTGAGGTGATCGCCCCGCACGGCATGACGTTTAACCTTGATGGCGAACCGCTGAGCGGAGAGAAATTCCGCATCGAAGTTGTTCCCGGCGCGCTGCAGTGC
- a CDS encoding phage integrase, whose protein sequence is MSIKKLDDGRYEVDIRPTGRNGKRIRRKFDKKSEAVAFEKHTQYNHHNKEWLSKPTDKRRLSELTAIWWDLKGKHEEHGKSNLGKIEIFTRITDDPCAFQITKALISQYSAARRSQGIKPSSINRDLTCISGMFTALIEAELFFGEHPIRGTKRLKEQKPETGYLTQDEIAVLLSQLDGDNKKIAILCLSTGARWGEAARLKAENVIHNRCTFVKTKTNKPRTVPISDEVAIIIASNKRGFLFPDANYPAFRRLMKELKPDLPPGQATHALRHSFATHFMINGGSIITLQRILGHSRIEQTMVYAHFAPEYLQDAIALNPLRGGIEVQSVHTVSTDG, encoded by the coding sequence ATGAGTATCAAGAAACTCGATGATGGTCGATATGAAGTGGACATCAGACCAACGGGGCGCAACGGAAAGCGCATCCGTAGGAAGTTCGACAAGAAAAGCGAGGCTGTAGCTTTTGAAAAACACACTCAGTACAACCACCATAACAAGGAATGGCTTTCAAAGCCGACAGACAAGCGGCGTCTGTCAGAACTAACGGCGATATGGTGGGATTTGAAAGGAAAGCATGAGGAACATGGTAAATCTAATCTTGGGAAAATTGAGATATTTACCCGGATAACCGACGACCCTTGCGCGTTCCAGATTACGAAAGCACTAATTAGCCAGTACAGTGCGGCACGCAGAAGCCAGGGGATCAAGCCATCAAGCATCAACCGCGATTTGACCTGCATTAGTGGCATGTTCACTGCCTTAATTGAGGCTGAATTGTTCTTTGGTGAGCATCCGATCCGGGGTACGAAAAGGCTGAAAGAGCAAAAGCCCGAAACCGGCTACCTGACTCAGGATGAAATCGCCGTGTTGCTTTCGCAGCTTGACGGGGACAATAAGAAGATTGCGATTCTCTGTCTCAGTACCGGCGCAAGGTGGGGTGAAGCCGCTAGGCTGAAAGCGGAGAACGTCATCCATAACCGCTGTACGTTCGTAAAAACTAAGACGAACAAACCGCGCACTGTTCCAATTTCTGATGAGGTGGCCATCATTATCGCCAGCAATAAGAGAGGGTTTCTTTTCCCGGATGCAAATTATCCAGCATTCAGACGGTTAATGAAGGAACTGAAACCGGATTTGCCACCTGGACAGGCAACACATGCATTACGCCACAGTTTCGCCACGCATTTTATGATTAACGGGGGGAGCATCATCACGCTGCAACGTATCCTCGGCCATTCAAGAATCGAGCAAACAATGGTGTACGCACATTTTGCCCCAGAATATTTGCAGGACGCGATCGCCCTCAATCCGCTACGTGGTGGAATTGAGGTTCAGAGTGTCCACACAGTGTCCACAGACGGGTAA
- a CDS encoding helix-turn-helix domain-containing protein encodes MSTPIFEKIKLIRESERLNKRQFSELTGIAYSTLGGYESGVKSPGVESIMKILQHPQFMKYTLWFMTEQIAPEAGQIAPALAHFGQAVTTSQHSDQKTG; translated from the coding sequence ATGTCAACCCCGATATTTGAAAAGATAAAGCTCATTCGCGAGTCAGAGAGACTAAACAAGAGGCAATTCAGTGAGTTGACAGGCATTGCCTACAGCACATTGGGAGGCTACGAATCTGGAGTAAAAAGCCCAGGCGTGGAATCAATTATGAAAATCCTTCAGCACCCCCAATTTATGAAATACACGTTATGGTTTATGACGGAGCAGATTGCACCTGAAGCCGGTCAGATAGCACCGGCCCTCGCACACTTTGGGCAAGCTGTAACAACCTCGCAGCACTCCGACCAAAAGACTGGTTAA
- a CDS encoding regulatory phage cox family protein, with product MSRQLVSATDAVPYQEFAKLIGKTPAAVKGMIEKGKLPVVEMTDPQSTSGRAGEYWIYLPAWNKGMQLAYESRPKEIRDGWLMWLGLGEPR from the coding sequence ATGAGTAGACAGCTTGTAAGCGCAACTGACGCCGTTCCTTACCAGGAGTTCGCTAAACTCATCGGTAAGACACCGGCAGCAGTTAAAGGAATGATTGAAAAAGGGAAGTTACCTGTCGTTGAAATGACCGATCCTCAATCAACATCAGGACGTGCAGGCGAATATTGGATTTACCTACCAGCCTGGAACAAAGGTATGCAACTGGCGTACGAGAGCCGACCAAAAGAAATCCGTGATGGATGGCTGATGTGGTTAGGTTTGGGAGAACCTCGATGA
- a CDS encoding 3'-5' exonuclease, with the protein MKHLMIDLETMDIKPTAAITSIGAVFFNPETGEMGEQFYQRVSLDSCVEHGLTMGASTVRWWMRQDAAARSEILNEDCMDLSLSLANLEAFVTEHSDPSKVQVWGNGAAFDNVILRNAAEKCGFSEPLWFFWNDRDVRTIVELSKNLGLNVHNIIQFEGVKHHALYDAIHQAKIVSYVWMYLVKIASVK; encoded by the coding sequence ATGAAACATTTAATGATTGACCTTGAAACTATGGATATCAAACCAACTGCGGCGATTACTTCTATCGGTGCTGTTTTTTTTAATCCGGAAACTGGAGAAATGGGCGAGCAGTTTTATCAGCGTGTAAGTCTGGACAGCTGCGTAGAGCATGGCCTGACCATGGGGGCAAGTACCGTGCGTTGGTGGATGCGTCAGGACGCGGCGGCGCGCAGCGAAATTCTAAATGAAGATTGCATGGATTTATCATTGTCATTGGCGAATCTCGAAGCTTTTGTAACGGAGCACTCCGACCCGTCTAAAGTGCAGGTGTGGGGCAACGGTGCAGCGTTCGACAACGTTATCCTCCGCAATGCGGCGGAAAAATGCGGGTTTAGTGAACCATTATGGTTCTTCTGGAATGACAGGGATGTCAGAACAATTGTGGAGTTGTCTAAAAATCTTGGGCTGAACGTCCATAACATTATTCAGTTTGAGGGTGTTAAACACCACGCCTTATATGATGCCATTCATCAGGCGAAAATTGTTTCTTACGTCTGGATGTATCTCGTTAAAATAGCCAGTGTGAAATAA
- a CDS encoding ParE family toxin-like protein, with amino-acid sequence MITVTSHASESVINKAFSVLSEYYSGKKVYQVIKPHHYFSVHVSYRWRLLSKDKGRHWELMTHERYNKQYRI; translated from the coding sequence ATGATCACAGTGACCTCTCATGCAAGTGAAAGTGTCATTAACAAGGCATTTTCAGTGCTGTCAGAATACTACAGTGGCAAAAAGGTATATCAGGTAATAAAACCGCATCATTATTTTTCTGTGCATGTCTCTTATCGGTGGCGATTACTGAGCAAAGATAAGGGGCGGCACTGGGAGTTAATGACGCATGAACGATATAACAAACAATACCGAATATAG
- a CDS encoding toprim domain-containing protein: protein MNATIQQDVVRRLVQDFEFKERDKYLQQGVCPKCHKRELFTSIEKPWILKCGRENNCGHQVVVKEQYPEIFEDWSKRYQATPETPHAAAEAYLREARGLDTEPLKGCFTQGAFAKDNMGSATVTFKLACGATWERIIDQPQRFGKQKANIRGSYVGHWWVPPSVNLLEVNEIWITEGIFNALSLCQAGLPAVATLSSNNYPLAALDTLAKELGEKPRPRLIWAFDGDKAGTKHTLAFAARSEEAGWKVRAAQPVKSSSSLDWNDLLLRGRFSKSDIKNYRYYGDILLAKNPTEKALLMHQHNEWHSFYFEHNSRMYWFELDLDRYMRAYERITNTGTEVVMEWEAKERAVKESGGVTEIANCWLTPLYFQRSEPTDESWYYVKVNMPNRPAVKDTFTANQLTSSAEFKKRLLHIAKGAVYTGSTKQLDKFIQMRLPEIKEVKTQNFIGYNKDYAAWLFNRVAVCDGRLYEMNDEDYFEINSASVKSLSITPALDLNPKLNEFTTGWVDDIWTAFGEKGYVALAFWLGSLFAEQIRERDKSFPFLEIVGEPGTGKSTLIEFLWKLAGREEYEGFDPSKSTAAARGRNFAQVGNLPVVLIEGDRTTDNAKQRAFDWDELKSLYNGRASRAVGIKSNNNETYEPPFRGSIVIAQNADTDGSKAFLERIIHIYTDKRGQSIQTRYAAERLEQIPVGHVSGFTLLATMREREIMKVYGQGYERARSELESNTNIRHIRIAKNHAQLVGLLEALALVVPVPLERIEKTREAITALAVERCQALKKDHPLVQGFWELFDYLDELAPHGINHSSDEGEIAVNFNHLEEVAAAHRQRIPFTLTEIKKLLKNGNERRFIDTKTTRSALSERHNRGKGEMQRMPETFRCWIFKRN, encoded by the coding sequence ATGAATGCCACAATACAGCAGGACGTTGTGCGCCGGCTCGTTCAGGATTTTGAATTCAAGGAACGGGATAAATATTTGCAGCAGGGCGTATGTCCCAAATGCCATAAACGCGAATTATTCACCAGCATAGAAAAGCCCTGGATCCTGAAGTGTGGCCGCGAAAACAACTGCGGCCATCAGGTCGTTGTTAAAGAGCAGTATCCAGAAATCTTTGAAGACTGGTCAAAGCGCTATCAGGCCACGCCTGAAACCCCTCACGCCGCAGCTGAGGCGTATTTGCGTGAGGCGCGGGGACTGGATACTGAACCGCTTAAGGGTTGCTTTACCCAGGGGGCATTCGCCAAAGACAACATGGGGTCGGCAACGGTCACATTTAAGCTGGCGTGTGGTGCGACGTGGGAGCGCATCATTGACCAGCCTCAGCGCTTCGGTAAGCAGAAAGCGAACATCAGAGGAAGCTATGTTGGCCACTGGTGGGTGCCGCCGTCTGTGAACCTGCTGGAAGTGAACGAAATCTGGATCACAGAGGGTATCTTCAACGCGCTGAGTCTGTGCCAGGCGGGTTTACCCGCCGTGGCCACGCTGAGCAGTAACAACTACCCGCTGGCGGCGCTGGATACTCTCGCTAAAGAGCTGGGCGAGAAACCCCGCCCACGCCTGATATGGGCGTTTGATGGCGACAAAGCCGGCACTAAACACACGCTGGCCTTTGCTGCCCGTAGCGAGGAAGCCGGCTGGAAGGTTCGCGCAGCGCAGCCGGTGAAATCATCCTCCAGTCTGGACTGGAATGACCTGCTGTTACGTGGCCGGTTCAGCAAATCGGACATCAAAAATTATCGCTACTATGGCGATATCCTGCTGGCGAAAAACCCGACAGAGAAAGCGCTGCTCATGCATCAGCATAACGAGTGGCACTCTTTCTACTTTGAGCATAACTCCCGTATGTACTGGTTTGAGCTGGATCTGGACAGGTACATGCGAGCCTATGAGCGTATCACCAACACCGGTACCGAAGTGGTGATGGAGTGGGAGGCCAAAGAACGGGCGGTTAAAGAGTCAGGCGGCGTGACCGAAATCGCCAACTGCTGGCTGACACCGCTTTACTTCCAGCGTTCTGAACCTACGGACGAGTCCTGGTATTACGTGAAGGTCAATATGCCGAACCGGCCAGCCGTGAAAGACACCTTCACGGCTAACCAGCTCACCAGCTCCGCCGAGTTCAAAAAGCGTCTGCTGCACATCGCCAAAGGGGCAGTATACACCGGCAGTACCAAACAGCTGGATAAGTTCATCCAGATGCGTCTGCCTGAAATCAAAGAAGTTAAGACGCAGAATTTCATCGGTTATAACAAAGATTATGCCGCCTGGTTGTTTAACCGCGTGGCCGTTTGCGATGGTCGGCTGTATGAGATGAACGACGAGGATTATTTCGAAATTAACAGCGCCAGCGTTAAAAGCCTGAGCATCACGCCGGCGCTGGATCTGAATCCGAAACTGAACGAATTCACCACGGGCTGGGTTGACGATATCTGGACGGCGTTTGGTGAAAAAGGGTATGTGGCGCTGGCGTTCTGGCTGGGGTCGCTGTTCGCTGAGCAAATCCGTGAGCGTGACAAGTCTTTCCCGTTCCTTGAAATCGTGGGCGAACCCGGCACAGGTAAATCCACGCTGATTGAATTCCTGTGGAAACTTGCCGGCCGTGAAGAGTATGAAGGGTTTGACCCGTCCAAATCGACCGCTGCCGCGCGCGGCCGTAACTTCGCTCAGGTCGGCAATTTGCCGGTCGTACTGATTGAGGGCGACCGCACCACAGATAACGCCAAACAACGCGCTTTTGACTGGGACGAGCTGAAATCACTGTACAACGGTCGTGCTTCCCGCGCCGTGGGTATCAAATCGAACAATAACGAGACCTACGAGCCACCATTCAGAGGCAGCATAGTGATAGCGCAGAACGCCGACACAGACGGCAGCAAGGCGTTCCTGGAGCGTATCATCCACATTTATACCGACAAGCGCGGCCAGTCCATTCAGACCCGCTATGCCGCCGAACGCCTCGAGCAAATACCTGTTGGCCACGTATCTGGTTTTACGCTGCTGGCCACCATGCGCGAAAGAGAAATTATGAAAGTGTATGGCCAGGGCTACGAACGCGCCCGTAGTGAACTGGAGTCCAACACCAATATTCGCCATATCCGTATTGCCAAGAACCACGCTCAGCTGGTCGGTTTGCTGGAGGCGCTGGCGCTGGTTGTGCCGGTACCGCTGGAACGCATTGAGAAGACACGCGAGGCCATCACGGCACTGGCCGTGGAACGCTGTCAGGCACTTAAAAAGGATCACCCTCTGGTACAGGGGTTCTGGGAGCTGTTTGATTACCTCGACGAGCTGGCACCGCACGGCATTAACCATTCATCAGATGAAGGGGAGATTGCCGTCAACTTCAACCATCTGGAAGAAGTCGCTGCCGCTCACCGTCAGCGCATTCCGTTCACGTTAACTGAGATCAAAAAGCTGCTTAAAAACGGCAATGAGCGCCGTTTTATCGACACCAAAACCACGCGTAGCGCGTTGAGTGAACGCCACAACCGTGGCAAAGGTGAAATGCAACGAATGCCGGAAACCTTCCGGTGCTGGATTTTTAAACGAAACTAA
- a CDS encoding ogr/Delta-like zinc finger family protein, translated as MRVLKVKCPECGAKAIIKKTNPKHPHISDIYCACSDVECGHTFVLNLTFSHTLSPSAKTGDLMVQTILNSFSPEQKQMTLDLLKAGLAA; from the coding sequence ATGCGGGTACTAAAAGTAAAATGTCCGGAGTGCGGGGCAAAGGCGATCATCAAAAAGACGAATCCCAAGCACCCCCATATCTCAGATATCTACTGCGCGTGTTCAGATGTGGAATGCGGCCATACCTTCGTGCTTAACCTGACGTTCTCGCACACGTTAAGCCCCAGTGCCAAAACCGGGGACTTGATGGTGCAGACGATCCTTAATTCTTTCTCGCCAGAACAGAAGCAAATGACGCTGGATTTATTGAAGGCCGGTCTGGCCGCATAG
- a CDS encoding phage portal protein has protein sequence MKKRKFRERRSAPKPRHMSLISLGKPEPILTTGTNYTDVWYDNEAEHWTLPIDRLALAQLVNLNAQHGGVLYARRNMVTANYENGGLTHEQLGAAVFDWLTFGDVAILKVRNGWGDVVALYPLPALYTRQRKTGEFVVLQQAEPMIYPEEDIIFLKQYDPQQAIYGLPDYISGIHSALLNGEATIFRRRYYHNGGHTGGMIYCNDPNMTDEVEEEIISKLEQSKGIGNFSTMFVNIPKGDPDGIKFIPIGDISAKDEFQNIKSISAQDVLTAHRFPAGLAGIIPTNGAVMGDIEKAAKTYRKAEILPIQRMFAAAVANQPEIPQHLYLNFLKDSELEGD, from the coding sequence ATGAAGAAACGCAAATTCCGGGAGCGCCGCAGCGCCCCAAAACCTCGTCATATGAGCCTTATCAGCCTGGGTAAACCAGAACCCATTTTGACCACCGGCACAAACTATACCGATGTCTGGTACGACAACGAGGCAGAACACTGGACGCTGCCGATTGACCGGCTGGCGCTGGCGCAGCTGGTTAACCTGAATGCACAGCACGGCGGTGTACTGTATGCCCGCCGTAACATGGTGACGGCTAACTATGAGAATGGCGGGCTGACGCATGAGCAGCTCGGCGCTGCCGTATTCGACTGGCTCACGTTCGGTGATGTGGCTATTCTGAAAGTGCGTAACGGATGGGGGGATGTGGTGGCGCTGTATCCGCTGCCGGCGCTGTATACCCGCCAGCGTAAAACAGGCGAATTCGTCGTACTGCAACAGGCTGAACCGATGATTTACCCGGAGGAGGATATTATTTTCCTGAAACAGTACGATCCGCAGCAGGCAATCTATGGCCTGCCGGACTACATCAGCGGGATTCACTCCGCCCTGCTGAACGGTGAGGCAACAATCTTCCGCCGCCGCTATTACCACAACGGTGGCCATACGGGCGGTATGATTTATTGTAACGACCCGAACATGACCGACGAGGTGGAAGAAGAAATTATCAGCAAGCTGGAACAGTCGAAGGGGATCGGGAACTTCAGCACCATGTTCGTGAATATCCCCAAAGGGGATCCGGATGGCATCAAATTTATCCCGATTGGCGATATCAGTGCCAAAGATGAGTTTCAGAATATCAAGAGCATCAGCGCCCAGGATGTTCTCACCGCGCACCGCTTCCCGGCCGGGCTGGCGGGGATTATCCCGACGAACGGTGCAGTAATGGGAGATATTGAGAAAGCGGCTAAAACCTACCGTAAGGCTGAAATTTTACCCATTCAGCGCATGTTTGCGGCGGCTGTCGCTAATCAGCCAGAAATTCCACAGCATTTGTACCTGAATTTCCTGAAGGACAGCGAGCTGGAAGGTGATTAA
- a CDS encoding terminase large subunit domain-containing protein, whose amino-acid sequence MAKYSEELKGVARALYLKRYTPQEIASELNLPNRRIVYYWAEKYAWAELLSHESTEDALNRRVQSLTLREGKSELELRELDSLVAHLVKLRAQHNKHQEKLAEIKHSEGDAAASRQSGDGDKSRKRGKYKKNDISKLTQEDFDRFAQETLFGYQKHLRANLHQQIRNILKSRQIGATWYFAIEAFENAVMTGDPQIFLSASKAQAEVFRSYIVNIAEKYFGVELSGNPIRLSNGAELRFLSTNKNTAQSYSGHLYCDEYFWVPNFAKLNEVASAMATHDKWRTTYFSTPSSKTHQAYPFWTGEEWKRGDKKRARVEFPTEKQLRDGGRLCPDGQWRYIITMEDAIAGGFHLASIEKLRNRYNRDTFNMLYMCVFVDSKDSVFSFSHVERCCVDPATWEDHDENLPRPFGNREVWAGYDPARSGDTSTFVIVAPPVLAVENFRVLRVFHWQGMNWKWQAAQIKKLFGQYNMTYIGIDITGLGSGVFEDVQHFAMRQTVAIRYGVETKNRLVMKMIDVIEDGRVEWDKEQTEIAASFMTIRRTSTASGNAMTFVADRTAETGHADSFWAIAHAIDNEPLNYGNQRKSRWGNLGKAA is encoded by the coding sequence ATGGCGAAATACAGCGAAGAACTAAAAGGAGTGGCAAGGGCGCTATATCTGAAACGCTATACCCCGCAGGAAATAGCCAGCGAACTTAATTTACCAAACCGGCGAATCGTTTATTACTGGGCGGAGAAATATGCCTGGGCGGAGCTGCTCAGTCATGAGTCTACGGAAGACGCGCTCAATCGCCGCGTGCAGTCGCTGACGCTGCGTGAGGGTAAATCGGAGCTGGAGCTGCGCGAGCTGGACAGTCTTGTGGCGCATCTGGTGAAACTCCGTGCGCAGCATAATAAGCATCAGGAAAAGCTGGCCGAAATTAAGCACAGCGAAGGTGACGCAGCTGCATCGCGCCAGTCTGGTGACGGGGACAAATCGCGTAAGCGCGGAAAATACAAAAAGAACGATATCAGCAAGCTCACCCAGGAGGACTTTGACCGGTTCGCGCAGGAGACCCTTTTTGGGTACCAGAAGCACCTGCGTGCCAATCTTCATCAGCAAATCAGGAACATCCTCAAGAGCCGTCAGATTGGCGCGACCTGGTATTTTGCAATAGAAGCGTTCGAAAATGCGGTGATGACGGGCGATCCGCAAATCTTTCTCTCGGCATCCAAAGCCCAGGCGGAAGTCTTCCGCAGCTACATCGTGAACATCGCAGAGAAGTATTTTGGTGTGGAACTCAGCGGCAACCCCATCCGCCTGTCCAACGGCGCGGAGCTGCGTTTTCTTTCCACCAACAAGAATACCGCCCAGTCCTACAGCGGCCACCTGTACTGTGATGAATATTTCTGGGTGCCGAACTTCGCCAAACTTAACGAAGTGGCCAGTGCGATGGCCACACACGACAAATGGCGCACCACCTACTTTTCCACGCCCAGTAGCAAAACCCACCAGGCGTACCCGTTCTGGACGGGGGAAGAATGGAAGCGCGGCGACAAAAAACGCGCCCGGGTCGAATTTCCGACAGAGAAGCAGCTGCGTGACGGCGGGCGACTCTGCCCTGACGGCCAGTGGCGCTATATCATCACGATGGAAGACGCGATCGCAGGCGGTTTTCACCTGGCCAGCATCGAGAAACTACGCAATCGCTACAACCGCGATACGTTCAACATGCTTTACATGTGCGTGTTTGTGGACAGTAAGGACAGCGTATTTTCGTTTTCCCACGTTGAGCGCTGCTGTGTGGATCCTGCCACCTGGGAAGACCATGACGAAAACCTGCCCCGGCCGTTCGGCAACCGCGAGGTGTGGGCGGGCTACGACCCGGCACGCAGCGGCGACACGTCCACCTTTGTGATTGTCGCGCCTCCCGTACTGGCCGTCGAAAACTTCCGCGTACTTCGGGTCTTTCACTGGCAGGGAATGAACTGGAAGTGGCAGGCGGCGCAGATTAAGAAGCTGTTTGGCCAGTACAACATGACCTATATCGGCATTGATATCACCGGGCTGGGTAGCGGTGTCTTTGAAGACGTTCAGCACTTTGCCATGCGTCAGACTGTCGCTATCCGTTACGGTGTCGAAACCAAAAACCGCCTGGTGATGAAGATGATCGACGTTATCGAAGATGGACGCGTGGAATGGGACAAGGAGCAGACGGAAATCGCCGCCAGCTTTATGACCATTCGCCGCACGTCCACGGCCAGCGGCAACGCTATGACGTTCGTTGCTGATCGCACAGCAGAGACTGGCCACGCAGACAGTTTCTGGGCTATCGCCCACGCTATCGACAATGAACCACTTAATTACGGAAACCAGCGCAAATCCCGCTGGGGAAACTTAGGGAAAGCAGCATGA
- a CDS encoding GPO family capsid scaffolding protein — translation MSGSQLATNWICIATAGETVDKRAIEEQWLLDAAELYDPNVYTALLWPEHTRNFGNMGEVLEVKTERDDEGILRLYARLCPAIALLQANAKGQLLFLSPEFTPDGNFRSTGKTYLEGLAVTDSPAGVNTTRLRFSRTKGKRVGPYKPLAFDEVREFKKEKGMSKTAKKGWRHFFSIEEPEQTPDPDPAPSDVLQALADALAALEDRVSAIESAMTDVQDDVDTVKEVVDTEDFARLVGNLPELVKGFSKLNEKVTQLPNKKFSKDKKGFKFL, via the coding sequence ATGTCAGGTTCACAACTGGCAACAAACTGGATTTGTATCGCCACTGCGGGTGAAACGGTTGATAAGCGAGCCATTGAAGAACAGTGGTTACTTGATGCAGCTGAATTATATGACCCCAATGTATATACCGCGCTGTTATGGCCGGAACATACCCGAAACTTCGGAAATATGGGTGAAGTGCTGGAAGTAAAAACCGAGCGGGATGATGAAGGTATTCTTCGTTTATATGCCCGTCTCTGTCCGGCAATTGCATTGCTTCAGGCAAATGCGAAAGGTCAGCTTTTATTTTTATCACCGGAGTTTACACCGGACGGCAATTTCAGAAGTACAGGGAAAACCTATCTGGAAGGGCTGGCTGTTACTGACAGTCCGGCCGGGGTAAACACCACACGGCTACGTTTCAGCCGCACAAAAGGAAAACGCGTGGGGCCATATAAGCCGCTGGCGTTTGATGAAGTCAGGGAATTTAAAAAGGAAAAGGGAATGTCAAAAACAGCGAAAAAAGGCTGGCGTCATTTTTTCAGTATCGAAGAACCGGAACAGACGCCTGACCCGGATCCGGCACCGTCCGATGTCTTGCAGGCGCTGGCGGATGCGCTGGCCGCACTGGAAGACCGCGTAAGCGCGATTGAATCCGCTATGACCGATGTGCAGGACGATGTGGATACCGTGAAAGAGGTGGTGGATACCGAAGATTTCGCTCGTCTGGTCGGCAACCTGCCGGAGCTGGTGAAGGGCTTCAGCAAGCTGAATGAGAAGGTCACTCAGTTGCCTAACAAAAAGTTCAGCAAGGACAAAAAAGGCTTCAAGTTCCTGTAA